The DNA region TTCTCATCATGCTGGAGGGCCCTCAGGCATCTCAGGCCCGTTTTCTTTACCCAGGTCCACACAGGAACTTCTGCCTGAAAACAGGGGGTCTTGGGGAAGCCTGTGGGGACCAGGCTGGGGAAACACTAAGGAGACTAGGCAGTTACCTGAGAAAGAATATTGTTAAGAGGGCTTAGGCATCCCAGGGACTGGAGAGTAGAAAGAAGCATGTGCTAGAAGAGGGAAGGGCTGAACAATTTACAGTCCTTCCTTCAACTCTTCTCAGACTCTTTCATGGATAgccttttcacatttttctccttgaTCTAtgggtaaaaattatttttctgattgttTTTTCGTGGCCCCTATAACTCCCTTGGGTTACTGGAGCTTCTGGACTATCCACCCAGCCAGATACATTTTCCTCCAAGAATTGCATCAGGGTCCGTAAACCTGGGTATAGTTGCTCCTGGGTCCCCTCTTATCCAGATATTTAGCTGCCTCCCATTCCCTTCCACCTGTTCTCCAGGAGTTCTGGAACCACCTTTTCCTCAGTGGAGATCAtatatataaaagcaattcatgaGCCCTAAATTCTTACCAAgtgagaataaaaaaatatatatcacgaGTGAAGCCTCTCTTCCTCTACCCCCCTAGTCTCTGCCCTCTTTTCAGGATgttctttatcccttcctttCTACCTCCACACACTACTGCTTCCCCTTCAcccagcaggtttggtttggtgcagGGTGGGACCCAACGCTATGTGTTGCACAGTGGGCAGTGTCAGGATGCAGGCAGGCATCTCAGCTCGAGGCCTCGGCAGAGCTCCCAGGCAGAGCCATCTCCCCAGACCAGGACTGTAGGCGTGAATAAGGTGGGAGACAGCATAGGTACGGTGGCTGTAGCCCCCCAGAACCAGTAGCTCCCCCTGCAGCACAGCACCTGCAGCCCCCACATGGGGGGAGGGCAGAGGTACAAGGTGAGTCCAGCTATCAGTCCTTGGTTCATAGGCCTCGAGGCTCAGCAAGTCCCCGGTCTCACCCAGCCCACCTGCTACATACAACCGCCCACCCAGAGCAGCCATGACGTGGCCAGCCCGAGGTACCCCCATAGGGTTCAGAAATGTTCCTGAATTCTCAAGTTTGGGGTCATAGTGCAGCAACGAGGCCAGGAATCGACCAGTTTCGCCACAGCCACCGCTCACATACAATCGGCCCTCCAAAACAGCAGCTGCATGGGCAAAGCATGATGCTGGAAGCGCAGGTGCTGGCCTAAGGGAGAACAGGATGCAGATCAGTCAGCTATCATTTTCAACTCTCCTTCCATTCTAACTTCCCTAGTCTTTCCCTAATGCTTCAGAAACATGCCCTTCCCTGCTCACCTCCAGACATTGAGCTCGGGGTTATAGGTCTCCACAGAGTTGAGGGCAATGCCATTGTTTCGCCCACCCAGGGCATAAAGTTGGCCATCCAGAGCCACCAGAGGGAAAAGGCTACGTGCCTGGCACAAAGGCGCCTTCTCCTCCCAGTCTTCTTGACTGGGATCCCATCTGAACACGGTGGGACAAGAGATTAGATGAGTGATTCCGGGAGCCTGCAGTTGGCTGGGTCAGCCATTTCCCTCACCTGCCCACCTCGGGGCCTGCCACATGCTACCCACTCTCAGGGGCGCCTACCTGAGAGTTGAAGCCAGGGTGCTGGAGTGGCTGTAGAAGTCTTGTCCTCCGCACACATAGAGTTCACTTCCTGACATGCTCGTAGCCCCATGACGGAAGCGCCCAGGGGCCGGCAGGGTGGGCAACTGCCCCCACTCCACAGTTCGCACTAGCCCCATGCCACAGCGGAAGGCCCGGGCCCACCACACTCCTCGGGAGGGCTGTCTTATGGCCATGTCTGGTTGGAGCCCATCCCCACCAATCACCACCAGTGCCCGGTCAGGCTCCCTCCGCCTTTCCTGACCTGGAACCTCAGCCTCCACCATCAGCTGGTACAGCAGGTCTAGGGGCAGGAACGGGGGTAGCCCAGCTGCCCGCACCCTCCGCAGCTCCCTGGTGGACATGCGGCCAAAGCGGACACATCGCAGCAGGGCCTTGGCCTCTGACTCCTGGGTCTCAGGGTTGGCAGCTAGCCAACACCGTGCAGCCACAAAAGCCTCGAACTCCTCCTGCACATGAAGTTCATCGCTATCTAGGAGCTCAGCCAGGCAGGCAGCTGGCAAAGAAGGGAAAGTGGGGCACAAAGTCACAGCAGGCAGGTGGGTGAGGAGGTAGTGACGGGCTTTGCTCCAGAGCCTCTCCAACCCAGGGGCTTCTGCCCTGGGGAACAGGGCCAGGCAACGGGCAGGGCTGAGGCCCTGTGCCAAGGCTCTCTGGCACAGAGCTAGGCAGGAAGAGCTCTGGTACTGTAGAGCAGCCTGGGCGGCTCTCAGCAGTCCTGGCCACCTTGCCTGTACAACCCCAGAGTAGGCAAAAGAGACGAGGAGCTGCAGGTCGTGGGCAGAGATGGTGCGCAGAGACACCTCTGTGCCCTGGGATTCCTTCATCCCACTCAGGAGCATGGCCCCAAAGAACTCACTGCCACAGGCAAGGGCTGCTCGGTGCACTGCAGGAGGGGAGAAGAAGCAGAGGGGAACACAGTGTTACAAGGCTGCTAGAAACCATTCTGATTCCACAACCCTAATTGGGCAGCCAATCACCCAAGGCTACAGGCCAAAGTGTAGCATGCAACAGAAAAGCACAGTGTCCTTGTTAAAATGCTGATTTGGGGACCCACCCCCAGAGATCCTGATTGAGTAGGTCCTcttcagaggaaaccctggtggcgtaggttaacagctacggctgctaaccaaaaggttggcagttcaaatccagcaggtgctccttggaaactctatggggcagttctactctatcctatagggtcgctatgagtcggaattgactcgacggcaatgggtctggtctGGTCTTGACCAATTGTGACATGTCTGTGTCTCTCAAAGGGCAGGTGATGTTGATATGGCTTTCCACGCACTTTTTAAGCAGTAAATAGTGGCCAGGTGCTTCCCAAGCAGTAAACATCAATGACAGTTTCCAAATGTATGTTGTCGGAGAAAATCTGCATTCATAGAAGCAGTTTAAGCCATCTCAGCTTCCATATCATCAATCAACCTATAGTGCAGTGACAATTGTGAAAGCACTCACACCACTTGTACCTCATCTTACTCATCATTATCCGTGAGGATTTTTAAGGGACAGGTTCCTACCAATTAGTTGGAATGTTTCTTAAGGAAATGAAAGCAGTGGAGTATGTTTATATTCCAAATGCTAGGGAGAATTCTATAgttaacagaattttaaattccatCTAGTGCTGTCAGAAAGGATAACAAACACTTTAGGGATTCTTTTCCTTCTGGGAGTCCCAGAAGCACTCCAGGTCCTCCAATGAGTAGCAGCTAGGTGGCTTTGGGCACATCTTGAAGTCTAATTTCTTTATCAGTATAGTgtaagtagaactgcaccatatggttttcaaggagtggctggatagTGTAAGAGCTGAACTATATAATCTCTAAACTAGTTCCTTGTAACTTTAAAGCTTTATGTGTCTATATTCTGGCTccattttccatgtgtctttagtacagcaggaaaccctggtggtgtagtgcttaagagctatagctgctaaccaacaggtcagcagttcaaatcccccgggcgctccttggaaactctacgcggcagttctactctgtcctatagggtcactacaagtcggaattgactggacggcagtgtgTTTTGGGTTAGTACAGCACTATAAGAGGTAATGCATGGTCTAGTGGAAGCAGACAGGGCTAGTGGATGTGGGCTTGTATCTGGGTCTCACTAGTTAACATCTCTGAGTTTAATGGGGCTTACCTGCACCTAGGGATAATAGTACCTATCGCACTGGCTTTCAGTGAGAATTAACGGCAGTGGCATGTGTAAAATTCCTGGCACACAGTACTTCCCTAAATGTTGGTAGAATCTGAATAACACTCAGcttgccctggtggcaccgtggttaagagctaggctgctaaccaaaagctccgaagtactaatccaccagccgctccttggaaaccctatgaggcagttctactctgtcctataaggtcactatgctATGAGTTGGGTTTGACTCCATAGCAAGGGGTTCGGTTTTTTGGGTTTAGCTGAATGACACTTAGCTTTCCTGGTGCCATGCCTGGGAGCCTTAAGATTCTGGCAAAAGAATACCACACCTGGCTCATTAGCTGCAGGACCCACAAGTCTGCTATGGCGTTGAGCACACATGGCTGAAAGGATACACTATGAGTTTTTCCACTGTGTTTCACTGACTTTTCCTGTGTCCTGAATAGCGGATGCCAAGAAACGCCTCTGGTTAATCCCTATTTCAGTCAATCACTTTCTGCTTGTTGCGCTGCCTAGGATTGTACCCTTAGCTCCAATCAGCTGGCTGGGAAATCCTTGTTGCCAGAGGGGGGCGGTGGGGGGAAGGGTCAGTCTAAATACGTCAGCGCGCCGAGGAAAACAACTCAACTGCGCATGCCCCACTCTCAGTTGGTCAGGAGAGGCACCAAAAGCCACCCCAGGGAGATTCTGACTGCAGCAAGGATCAAAACCACTACAGTGTGGATCAAACCACCTGCTGTTTGCACACACCATTCCGGTAGCATATGCACCTGCAGCAATGTAATGCCCCACAGGCCCTCACCCCTCAGCCGGCAGCCTCCCGCCTCCAGCTCCAGGTCACACCCGACGCCCTCTTGGTATAGGAGCTCTATACAGCGCAAGTTCTCCCTCAGCTCCTCTGCCTGGCTGGACTTCCTTTCATCTTCCCGGGTGCTTCCAGTCCCCTCGCgtctctgctgggccacagcctttACCCGGGGGGCTCCCAGGGCCTCGGCTGCGGCCACCACATCCCGCAGCGGGACCGGGCCCAGCACCCCATCATAAGCAAAGGTCAGCACTGCCTCCCAGCCCCTGGGGGCCACGTCGAGACTGAGGGGGGGCTGTGGACCTCCGCCGCCCTGCAGCCTGCCTCGGAAGAGGCTGCTGACTGCGGCCAAGATCACGCGGTGCACTCCGTACACTCGCCCCCCAACCGACACCTCTTCGTCCAACAACAACCTCTGCTCCCGCAGCCGCTGAGCTTCGGCGAAGAACTGGCTCGGGTGCTCCTCGCTGCGCAGCCCCTCTGGCTGCTCAGCGTCTTCATCGTCCTCATCCTCTTCCTCTAGGGGCAAGGCTGGAGAGGGAAGCTTCCCCGGGGCTAGGGACCTGGGGCTGGCCTCTTCCAGAGGAAAGGGGGGCAAGCTGGGATCCTTGTCCGGGGAGGGAGGCCAGGAGGGGACTCTCGGGGTGGTCAAAGGGAGGCCAACGTCGTCCTCCTGAACCAGAAGGGAGGCGTGCCTCGGGTCCGAGGAACCATGCGCGGTGCCCGGGACGCTCATGGCCCTGACTGGGTGGATTCAGGCAGGTGAGCAAAGGCAAGAAAGGAGGAGGTCAGAGCTGGACCCAGAGAGGCCAGAGGAACCCTTGCCTCCAGCCCTGCGAAATGTCCGTCCCTCCAACTGCTAACCCCCCCTACCCATCCTCCCAAGGCGACATCCCGGGCTCCAGCAGCTGGGCGATCGGGGCACAGCTATGGGTTTCACGAGGTGCAGGGAAGCATGCAAGCAGCGTGTATAAAGATCCACTACTCGGAACCGTATCCACAGGTCTTGTCAGCATCCCACCAGTCACCTCCCGAGGGACAAATGTTCCCCGTCACCCTCTCACTTGTGCGCCCGCTCAGCTTGGGGCCGCGTGGCAGAGGGAATTCGCTCCGCATCTGGGTCCAGGGCCCCATCCTGCTAATTATAGCCAGCGCTGGCTGGCTAGGGCCTGGGATTCCGGTGCCGGAACTGACACCCAATCCCTGGTTCCCGTCCCAGAATGACCTCGCCTTCCACCTGTAGGTCACCACGGGGTGCTATGCAAGGCAAATTCAGAAGCCAAGGAGGATGCAGGGATGAGTGGTGACCCAAGCCAGAAGTACTGATCATGGGAGGGTACTGGAGGGCAGAGGCTTACCTAAGCCATAGCAGGAATGGAACGTGCCCAGAGTGCCACTTGAAGGTGGAAGTAGAGGagcactgagcagtttctattcaCCATTGCAATTTCcatcgccagctgtgagagatcagtCAGTAAGTTAAACTAATACAGTACTTTCTATTTGAGAGCCACTGTGGgtcaaggggagccctggtggcccagtggttaagagctt from Elephas maximus indicus isolate mEleMax1 chromosome 10, mEleMax1 primary haplotype, whole genome shotgun sequence includes:
- the KLHL33 gene encoding kelch-like protein 33 is translated as MCAQRHSRLVGPAANEPVHRAALACGSEFFGAMLLSGMKESQGTEVSLRTISAHDLQLLVSFAYSGVVQARWPGLLRAAQAALQYQSSSCLALCQRALAQGLSPARCLALFPRAEAPGLERLWSKARHYLLTHLPAVTLCPTFPSLPAACLAELLDSDELHVQEEFEAFVAARCWLAANPETQESEAKALLRCVRFGRMSTRELRRVRAAGLPPFLPLDLLYQLMVEAEVPGQERRREPDRALVVIGGDGLQPDMAIRQPSRGVWWARAFRCGMGLVRTVEWGQLPTLPAPGRFRHGATSMSGSELYVCGGQDFYSHSSTLASTLRWDPSQEDWEEKAPLCQARSLFPLVALDGQLYALGGRNNGIALNSVETYNPELNVWRPAPALPASCFAHAAAVLEGRLYVSGGCGETGRFLASLLHYDPKLENSGTFLNPMGVPRAGHVMAALGGRLYVAGGLGETGDLLSLEAYEPRTDSWTHLVPLPSPHVGAAGAVLQGELLVLGGYSHRTYAVSHLIHAYSPGLGRWLCLGALPRPRAEMPACILTLPTVQHIALGPTLHQTKPAG